One genomic segment of Gaiellales bacterium includes these proteins:
- a CDS encoding cysteine desulfurase-like protein, producing the protein MQAVRDQFPSLRPGRIYLDNPGGTQVHGSVIEAIRDYYLQANANLGGSFETSQLSDQVLAGARADVAAMLGSSPGEVVFGANMTTLTFHASRALTRGLQPGDEIIVTRVDHDGNVAPWLLAAEDRGLTVRHVDVDPETCLIDLDDFTQALSDRTRIAAFNWASNGAGTISDAAAMCRMARAAGAISYVDAVQYAPHGPTDVRALGCDFLACSAYKFFGPHVGVLYGRAELLERIRPYKVRPAHDEPPGSWETGTVNLEGIAGTAAAARYMVAMGAEAITAYERTLTARLIEGLDGIDGVTQYGTRDLDRRVPTVAFTVEGHAPADVAATLGRQGIFVWDGNYYALELMERLGLEAAGGAVRVGAVHYTTVEEIDRFLEAVAAIR; encoded by the coding sequence GTGCAGGCGGTTCGGGACCAGTTCCCGTCGCTGCGGCCTGGGCGGATCTACCTGGACAACCCGGGCGGCACCCAGGTGCACGGGTCGGTGATCGAGGCGATCCGCGACTACTACCTCCAGGCGAACGCGAACCTCGGCGGGTCGTTCGAGACCTCGCAGCTGTCCGACCAGGTGCTGGCCGGGGCACGCGCCGACGTCGCGGCGATGCTGGGGTCGAGCCCGGGCGAGGTCGTCTTCGGGGCCAACATGACCACGCTCACGTTCCACGCATCGCGGGCGCTGACGCGCGGCCTGCAGCCGGGCGACGAGATCATCGTCACGCGCGTCGACCACGACGGCAACGTGGCACCGTGGCTCCTGGCCGCCGAGGACCGCGGGCTGACCGTGCGGCACGTTGACGTCGATCCGGAGACGTGCCTGATCGACCTTGACGACTTCACGCAGGCGCTGTCCGACCGGACGCGGATCGCCGCCTTCAACTGGGCATCCAACGGAGCGGGAACGATCTCGGACGCCGCCGCGATGTGCCGGATGGCGCGCGCGGCGGGCGCGATCTCCTACGTCGATGCCGTCCAGTACGCGCCGCACGGGCCGACGGACGTACGCGCGCTCGGGTGCGACTTCCTCGCCTGCTCGGCCTACAAGTTCTTCGGCCCGCACGTCGGCGTGCTCTACGGACGCGCGGAGCTGCTCGAGCGGATCCGCCCGTACAAGGTGCGCCCCGCGCACGACGAGCCGCCCGGCTCGTGGGAGACGGGCACCGTGAACCTGGAAGGGATCGCGGGCACCGCCGCAGCGGCGCGCTACATGGTCGCGATGGGGGCCGAGGCGATCACCGCGTACGAACGAACGCTGACGGCCCGCCTGATCGAGGGGCTGGACGGGATCGACGGCGTGACGCAGTACGGCACGCGCGACCTCGACCGGCGGGTGCCGACCGTCGCCTTCACGGTCGAGGGCCATGCGCCGGCGGATGTGGCGGCGACGCTCGGGCGCCAGGGGATATTTGTCTGGGATGGCAACTACTACGCGCTCGAGCTGATGGAACGGCTGGGGCTCGAGGCCGCCGGTGGCGCGGTACGTGTCGGTGCCGTGCATTACACGACCGTCGAGGAGATCGACCGCTTCCTCGAGGCCGTCGCGGCGATCCGCTGA